A genomic stretch from Natronomonas gomsonensis includes:
- a CDS encoding MATE family efflux transporter produces MARVPNPFRLAILAVGLLLARFGLIGEERARRTAELAWPRIVTGLARMSKNAVDVAMVGVAVGGGAIAGVGIAGPFWGLAFSIGGGVAGGTIALVSQRFGADAHEELGLAVRSSVFLVVAVSLPVVAVFWTFSAELIGLLSSDAETVRLGGEYLRVVALGVPFAGLNLVGSRVLVGSDDAYTAMVLRGGGAVANVAINAALIFGLGWGVVGAAVGTVLSNVGVTAAFAIGLTAGRFPGAGEFPVTVNPVGTYVDPSTVADLVSIGLPVMGRNLVWTVAEFPMFAILDVFGQDVVSAFVIARRIWGLMNTPGWGFGLASSSLVGQELGTGAEETAEAYGREIIRYSVAVYIVFAAVVFVATEPIVTLFVADPSAPSVPIAVDLVRVACVAVVMQGVSGGAAGPLDAAGDTRWAFFSQALGMFGCSIPLVYLGATTSLGIYGLYLAFLAETTVPAVLNYYRFATGKWKAVSREYRPETGPVN; encoded by the coding sequence TTGGCCCGCGTTCCGAACCCCTTCCGATTGGCGATACTGGCCGTCGGGTTGCTGTTGGCCCGCTTCGGCCTCATTGGCGAGGAGCGTGCACGCCGGACGGCCGAACTCGCCTGGCCGCGTATCGTCACGGGGCTGGCGCGGATGTCGAAAAACGCCGTCGACGTGGCGATGGTCGGCGTCGCCGTCGGCGGCGGCGCCATCGCCGGCGTCGGTATCGCCGGGCCGTTCTGGGGGCTGGCGTTCTCCATCGGCGGGGGCGTCGCCGGCGGCACCATCGCCCTCGTGAGCCAGCGGTTCGGCGCCGACGCTCACGAGGAACTCGGACTCGCAGTTCGCTCCAGCGTCTTCCTCGTCGTCGCCGTCTCGCTGCCCGTCGTCGCCGTCTTCTGGACGTTCTCTGCGGAACTCATCGGCCTGCTCAGCAGCGACGCCGAGACCGTCCGCCTCGGCGGCGAGTACCTCCGTGTCGTCGCGTTGGGCGTCCCCTTTGCCGGTCTCAATCTGGTCGGCAGTCGCGTCCTCGTCGGCTCCGACGACGCCTACACTGCGATGGTACTCCGCGGTGGCGGCGCCGTCGCAAACGTCGCCATCAACGCCGCCCTCATCTTCGGCCTCGGGTGGGGCGTCGTCGGCGCCGCAGTCGGGACCGTCCTCTCGAACGTCGGCGTCACCGCCGCCTTCGCCATCGGCCTCACGGCCGGACGCTTCCCCGGAGCGGGAGAGTTCCCGGTTACCGTCAACCCCGTCGGAACCTACGTCGACCCCTCGACGGTCGCCGATTTGGTGTCCATCGGCCTGCCGGTGATGGGCCGGAACCTCGTCTGGACCGTCGCCGAGTTCCCGATGTTCGCCATCCTCGACGTCTTCGGTCAGGACGTGGTGTCGGCGTTCGTCATCGCCCGGCGCATCTGGGGGTTGATGAACACGCCCGGCTGGGGCTTCGGGCTCGCATCCTCCAGTCTCGTCGGCCAGGAACTCGGCACCGGCGCCGAAGAGACCGCCGAGGCCTACGGCCGTGAAATCATCCGCTACTCGGTGGCCGTCTACATCGTCTTCGCGGCGGTCGTCTTCGTCGCCACCGAACCCATCGTCACGCTGTTCGTTGCCGACCCGAGCGCCCCCTCGGTCCCGATTGCCGTCGACCTCGTTCGGGTGGCCTGCGTCGCCGTCGTCATGCAGGGGGTCTCCGGGGGTGCCGCCGGCCCGCTCGATGCGGCCGGCGACACCCGCTGGGCCTTCTTCAGTCAGGCGCTGGGGATGTTCGGCTGTTCGATTCCGCTCGTTTACCTCGGCGCGACCACGTCGCTGGGCATCTACGGGCTGTATCTCGCCTTCCTCGCGGAGACGACGGTCCCCGCGGTGTTGAACTACTATCGCTTTGCGACGGGGAAGTGGAAAGCCGTCAGCCGGGAGTATCGCCCGGAGACCGGCCCTGTAAACTGA
- a CDS encoding DUF2062 domain-containing protein yields MGGLRRRLQRYVQRVREELHDALTEEHTPNQVAYSFAIGVFITALPTLGTGVIMFFIIAYLFANVSRIALFASVLVLNPVAKWGVYGSSFWLGSKLLGPVESMTVQEVSLSAAPEVVVRLVTGNVILAVIFTVIAYLAAYRLTMEYRRRRGEISAIEERLSGLTDRFSGR; encoded by the coding sequence ATGGGAGGACTGCGGCGCCGACTCCAGCGATACGTCCAGCGCGTCCGTGAGGAACTCCACGACGCGCTTACGGAGGAACACACCCCCAATCAGGTCGCCTACAGTTTCGCCATCGGCGTGTTCATCACCGCCTTGCCGACGCTCGGAACCGGCGTCATCATGTTCTTCATCATCGCGTATCTCTTCGCGAACGTCTCCCGTATCGCGCTGTTCGCCTCCGTCCTCGTTCTCAACCCCGTCGCGAAGTGGGGCGTCTACGGGTCGAGTTTCTGGCTCGGCTCGAAACTGCTCGGCCCCGTCGAATCCATGACCGTCCAAGAGGTGTCGCTGTCGGCGGCCCCCGAGGTGGTCGTCAGACTGGTGACGGGGAACGTCATCCTCGCGGTGATTTTCACCGTCATCGCATACCTTGCCGCCTACCGCCTGACGATGGAGTACCGCCGTCGTCGCGGGGAAATCAGCGCCATCGAGGAACGGCTCTCGGGGCTGACCGACCGGTTTTCCGGTCGGTAG